GAGGCTGGCGCCCCGATCCTGCCCTGTCATCCCTTGTCACCGGCCCTGTGCCGCTCCCGCCCCTCCCCCGAACGGCCCGGCCATCACCGGACCGGCCGCAGACTGGATTGCCGATGAAGCTGAAGACCACCGCCCTGACCCGCGCCGCCCGCACCCTGGGAGCCACGCTGGCCGTGGCCGCGACCCTGGGCCTGGCCGCCTGCGGGGGCAGCACCTCGCGCGTCGAGAACTTCGCGCCGACCCGCATGGTCGTCTTCGGTGACGAGCTGAGCGCACTCGGCGCTGGCTTGGCCAGCGAGCCCCTGGGCAGCAAGTACGGCCACAACGCCGTCGACACCACCACCGGCGCCCTGGTGTGCGGCAGCTCCCCGCTGTGGGTGCAGTCCGTGGCCGCCAGCTTCGGCCTGACCTTCGCCGAGTGCGGTGGAACAGCCGGGAGTGCCAACGCGGTGATGAAGGCGGCCTATGGCGCCCGGGTCAGCCAAGTGGCAGCGCAGTTTGCCGCGTTCAACGCCACCGATGTGCTCAACCCGACCACGCTGGTCACGGTGATGGCAGGCATGCACGATGTGCTGGATGCGTACAGCGCCTACGACCTCGGCAGCCTCAGCCGCGACCAGGCGCTCGCCCAGGCGAGCGATGCGGGGACGACGCTGGGCAACCTGGTCAACCGCATGGCCAACAATGGCGCAGGTGGGCGGATCGTCTACGCCACGATGCCGGACCTGGGCCTGTCGCCCTACGCCATCGCGGAAAAGGCGGCCCACACCGACATCGACCGCCAGCAGCTGCTCACCGACCTGAGTGCGCGCTTCAACGAACGCCTGCGCCTGACCGTCATCAATGACGGGCGCTACGTCGGCCTGGTCACGGCGGACGAGTTGCTGCAGTTCATGGCCAAGAACCCGGGCACCTACGGCTTCACCGACTGGACCAGCGCGGCCTGCGTCACCACCAAGGTCCAGTTCGACGGCAGCGCGGACAGCGACCTGGCGGGCATCTACAGCGCGCCGTTCAACACCATCTACCCCAACGAGAGCGACGAGCGCCGCGTCATCGGCTGCAGCAACCTGACCCTGGCCAGCGGCGCCGCCGCCAGCAACACGACCTACCTCTGGGCCGATGGCCGCCGCCCCGGTGCGGCCTGGCA
The Sphaerotilus microaerophilus DNA segment above includes these coding regions:
- a CDS encoding SGNH/GDSL hydrolase family protein is translated as MKLKTTALTRAARTLGATLAVAATLGLAACGGSTSRVENFAPTRMVVFGDELSALGAGLASEPLGSKYGHNAVDTTTGALVCGSSPLWVQSVAASFGLTFAECGGTAGSANAVMKAAYGARVSQVAAQFAAFNATDVLNPTTLVTVMAGMHDVLDAYSAYDLGSLSRDQALAQASDAGTTLGNLVNRMANNGAGGRIVYATMPDLGLSPYAIAEKAAHTDIDRQQLLTDLSARFNERLRLTVINDGRYVGLVTADELLQFMAKNPGTYGFTDWTSAACVTTKVQFDGSADSDLAGIYSAPFNTIYPNESDERRVIGCSNLTLASGAAASNTTYLWADGRRPGAAWQAQLGSSAISRARTNPF